A single Thermoproteales archaeon DNA region contains:
- a CDS encoding helix-turn-helix domain-containing protein has translation MVYMERKERMLRSGEVAEILGVDRHTVVKWIKERKIRAVRLPSGRYRIPESEVRKIIEGESD, from the coding sequence GTGGTGTATATGGAGAGGAAGGAGAGAATGTTGAGGAGTGGTGAAGTTGCTGAAATTCTTGGAGTTGATAGGCACACTGTTGTTAAGTGGATTAAGGAAAGAAAGATTAGAGCGGTAAGGCTTCCAAGTGGGAGATATAGAATTCCCGAGAGCGAGGTGAGGAAAATAATTGAAGGAGAAAGCGATTAA